The proteins below come from a single Candidatus Thermoplasmatota archaeon genomic window:
- a CDS encoding 4Fe-4S binding protein, whose product MFPMLGQLMKQLFQKPFTNKFPVKYAPNNVTALLKKVESGEVKINLPIEVPESFRGKITYEKEKCIGCRMCIRVCPAKAIEFKEEEKKIRIYVSRCIFCSQCNDVCPVNCLHMSKEFMLADTDRLSDNLIVE is encoded by the coding sequence ATGTTTCCGATGTTAGGTCAATTAATGAAGCAGTTGTTCCAGAAACCGTTTACGAATAAGTTTCCGGTCAAGTATGCACCAAATAATGTAACGGCATTGCTCAAAAAAGTTGAGAGCGGAGAGGTGAAGATAAATTTACCGATAGAAGTTCCGGAGTCGTTCAGGGGGAAGATTACCTACGAAAAAGAGAAATGCATAGGGTGCAGGATGTGCATTCGGGTATGCCCGGCAAAAGCGATAGAATTTAAAGAGGAAGAGAAGAAAATAAGGATATACGTCAGCAGGTGCATATTCTGCAGCCAGTGCAATGATGTTTGTCCCGTCAATTGCCTACATATGAGCAAGGAATTCATGCTCGCTGATACAGACAGGCTGAGCGATAATCTGATTGTGGAATAA
- a CDS encoding complex I subunit 1 family protein codes for MMGELFFRVVMGTIGITFFAIFFGLSYKGIDRKFAAHMQSRIGPPLRQPFRDVNKLLCKESIVPENAVSWLFNLAPVICLASSITLLLYIPIAGYEPLLHGHGDLILILYLLTLPALSMVAGGFASGSPYATVGAQREMVTMMSYEFPLAVAIIAAVWKISDSFKGDVFTLSFISTHPLWNSVGLLGLIGLILILLSLVIVMPAELSKIPFDVAEAETEIAGGLLVEYSGRNLALFYLADGVKTFALSSLVVAIFFPYGLSEFFALGAVPSFALDFLFFLLKVFLVMLFAITLVRVGVARLRISQVVSTYWVAVTLMALLGLVLLMWDSQVLSIKWW; via the coding sequence ATGATGGGAGAATTATTTTTCAGGGTTGTAATGGGGACAATAGGGATAACGTTCTTCGCCATATTCTTTGGCTTGTCATATAAAGGTATTGACAGAAAGTTTGCTGCCCATATGCAGTCGAGAATAGGCCCTCCATTGAGGCAGCCGTTCCGGGATGTCAATAAGTTACTGTGCAAGGAAAGCATCGTTCCTGAAAATGCAGTATCATGGCTTTTTAATTTGGCTCCTGTAATCTGCCTTGCTTCATCTATAACGCTTCTCCTTTACATTCCCATAGCAGGATACGAGCCGTTGCTCCACGGCCATGGAGACTTGATTTTGATTTTGTATCTTCTAACCCTGCCCGCCCTTTCAATGGTTGCAGGAGGATTTGCATCTGGCTCGCCGTATGCGACTGTGGGAGCACAGCGTGAAATGGTAACCATGATGTCCTATGAATTTCCGCTGGCGGTTGCAATAATAGCTGCCGTATGGAAAATAAGTGATTCCTTTAAAGGGGATGTTTTCACTCTTTCGTTCATATCGACACATCCGCTGTGGAACAGTGTCGGTCTGTTGGGGCTCATCGGATTGATACTGATTCTTCTTTCCCTGGTTATTGTCATGCCGGCAGAACTTTCGAAAATTCCTTTTGATGTGGCGGAAGCGGAGACAGAAATTGCAGGTGGGCTGCTGGTGGAGTATTCTGGCAGAAACCTTGCTTTATTCTATCTTGCAGACGGGGTTAAAACGTTTGCTCTTTCCTCGCTCGTGGTTGCAATTTTCTTTCCGTACGGCTTATCCGAATTTTTTGCTTTGGGTGCAGTTCCTTCATTTGCATTAGACTTCTTATTTTTCCTTCTGAAAGTTTTTTTAGTGATGCTGTTTGCGATTACATTGGTAAGGGTTGGAGTGGCAAGGCTGAGGATAAGCCAGGTTGTATCGACATACTGGGTTGCCGTGACCCTCATGGCTTTGCTTGGCTTGGTGCTTCTGATGTGGGATTCACAGGTTCTGTCTATTAAATGGTGGTAA